Part of the Paenibacillus kyungheensis genome, GTGACAGAGAAAGTCGATCATATCAAAGAAACAGAAGCTGAAGTATTGGTCGGTCTTGATATGGCATGTCTGATGAATATAGCAGGCAATCTTAGGCATCGTGGTGAACATGTGCGAGTGATGCACCTCGCAGAACTTCTATATGAAGGAGTGAATATACGATGAATCCAGCATCTTCGACACGTGGAACAGTGAAAGAACGGGCAGATATCGCGCTGAATGATGATTTTCTACGCAATGCCGTTCGTTTTACAACCGATCGTCTACGTAGTGGTAAAAAAGTAGCATCTACCGAACATGGTAACTGGGAAGAGTGGCGTGAGCGAGGTAGACAGATTCGTCTGCATACGATTGCTCATCTGGATTATTATCTGAATCTATTTGTAGAAAATGCTCGTAGTCATGGAGTCCATGTCCATTTCGCAGATAATGCAGTAGAAGCTACCGACATTGTTATGACCATTGCCAAGCATAAAGAAGCGCAGTCTGTGATCAAATCCAAATCGATGGTATCCGAAGAAGTGCATATTAACCGCGCGCTTGAATTGTCCGGGATCGAAGCGATTGAAAGTGATCTAGGAGAGTACATTATTCAATTAGCCGGTGAAGGGCCTTCGCATATCGTTATTCCAGCTATTCACAAAAATCGTTATCAGATTGCAGAATTATTATCTGAAGATGCCGGGGAAACATTAGAACCGGATACTACGATTCTAGCAGGGTATGTACGGCGCAAACTACGGCAGAAATTTTTAGAAGCCGATATTGGAATGACCGGATGTAACTTTGCGATTGCAGAGACCGGTTCTATGGTGTTATTTGAAAATGAAGGCAATGCTCGGATGGTGACGACGGTTCCCAAGACACAAATTACTTTGATGGGTATGGAGCGGATCGTACCTTCATGGGCGGATCTTGAAGTGATGGCTACACTTCTGCCCCGTTCAGCTACAGGACAGCGCTTAACGATGTATATGTCTGGAATCAGTGGCCCGAAGCGGACAGCAGATGCCGATGGACCGGAAGAAATGCATATTATTATTGTAGATAATGGTCGCTCTCAGCAATTGGGTGATCCTGAATTTCAAGAATTGCTAAATTGCATTCGCTGTGGGGCTTGTCTGAATGTTTGTCCTGTATATCGTCAGATCGGTGGTCACTCTTATGGTGGAACATATAGTGGGCCGATCGGAGCAGTCTTAACACCTGCACTTAACAAAAATGTTGCAGAGTGGGACGATATCGCCAGTGCATCCAGTCTATGTGGTGCTTGTTATGAAGCTTGCCCTGTCAAAATTCCGCTCCATGATATGCTTGTCTCATTACGACGACGCAAAGTGGAACGGGGTCATGGCGATAAGCTTGAAGCACTTGGCATGAAAGGGTTCGCAACTCTTATGGCGAATTCCAAACGGTTCGCTATGGCAATGAGACTCGGTAAAATCGCTCAAAAACCGTTAGTGCATAACAAAGGCATTACACTCAAATTAGGCCCTTTAAAAGGATGGAATACGTACAGAGTAGCACCCACATTAGCCGATCATTCTTTCCGCGATCAATGGAAAGAACTATCGACAGACACTGCACGTCAACCGAAAATAATAGAACCTGCTGTACAGAAGCGGATGGAACAGGTACTTGCAGATCGTCAAAATGGCAAGCATACAAGTCGAACAGGAGGGGTATCGCATGACCAATAAAGATACATCACATACTCCTTCTTCTAGTAAGCCACCAGTAGTTATACCCAATCCTGTGAGTTCTCATCTTACATCTGATCCTGCACAACCTATATCACCACAAGCAGATTGGCTTAACGAATTAGAACAAAAGTCCAAATCCAAACAGCAGACGTTTATGAATCATATTGCTGATCGTTTACAGCGTCCACGCATTCAAGAAGCACCCTCACATCCTTTTCGCGGTGCACCGGATTTCTGGCATGATTTCAACTGGGATGAAGCTGAAAAGATCGAAAAATTCACCAAGCATTTTACCGAAGTAGGTGGCAATGTCTTACAGATGAAGTCGTTGGAAGAAGCAGGCACTTTTATTGCAGACCAGAGTCATCTGCTCAAAGCCCGTTATATTGTTCGCCAGCAATTACCGGAAATGCAAGCATTAACACTGGAACAACGCTTACCGAATGTGCAGATTTCAGCATGGAATAGCCATCCAGAAGAAGCATGGAAAGCACGAGCCGCCGAAGCTGATATTGGGGTTGTATTCGCAGATGGAGCCGCCGCTTATACAGGCACAGTTATGGTCACATCTTCTGAATTACAAGGTCGATCAGTGAGTTTATTACCGACAGTCTGTATAATCCTACTCCCTATAGATCGACTGCATACACGGTTAGGTGAACTATTACTACCATGGGATACGAAAGGCAGAGAACATCTACCCGCGGGTATTCATTTTATCTCAGGCCCAAGCCGTTCTTCGGATATTGAAAATGAACTAACGATCGGTGTACATGGCCCGGGTATTGTGT contains:
- a CDS encoding LutB/LldF family L-lactate oxidation iron-sulfur protein, which translates into the protein MNPASSTRGTVKERADIALNDDFLRNAVRFTTDRLRSGKKVASTEHGNWEEWRERGRQIRLHTIAHLDYYLNLFVENARSHGVHVHFADNAVEATDIVMTIAKHKEAQSVIKSKSMVSEEVHINRALELSGIEAIESDLGEYIIQLAGEGPSHIVIPAIHKNRYQIAELLSEDAGETLEPDTTILAGYVRRKLRQKFLEADIGMTGCNFAIAETGSMVLFENEGNARMVTTVPKTQITLMGMERIVPSWADLEVMATLLPRSATGQRLTMYMSGISGPKRTADADGPEEMHIIIVDNGRSQQLGDPEFQELLNCIRCGACLNVCPVYRQIGGHSYGGTYSGPIGAVLTPALNKNVAEWDDIASASSLCGACYEACPVKIPLHDMLVSLRRRKVERGHGDKLEALGMKGFATLMANSKRFAMAMRLGKIAQKPLVHNKGITLKLGPLKGWNTYRVAPTLADHSFRDQWKELSTDTARQPKIIEPAVQKRMEQVLADRQNGKHTSRTGGVSHDQ
- a CDS encoding LutC/YkgG family protein, translated to MTNKDTSHTPSSSKPPVVIPNPVSSHLTSDPAQPISPQADWLNELEQKSKSKQQTFMNHIADRLQRPRIQEAPSHPFRGAPDFWHDFNWDEAEKIEKFTKHFTEVGGNVLQMKSLEEAGTFIADQSHLLKARYIVRQQLPEMQALTLEQRLPNVQISAWNSHPEEAWKARAAEADIGVVFADGAAAYTGTVMVTSSELQGRSVSLLPTVCIILLPIDRLHTRLGELLLPWDTKGREHLPAGIHFISGPSRSSDIENELTIGVHGPGIVYTLLIESID